In Onychostoma macrolepis isolate SWU-2019 chromosome 04, ASM1243209v1, whole genome shotgun sequence, one DNA window encodes the following:
- the LOC131538523 gene encoding plexin-C1-like, translating into MGRYLLGILLLLKYCICDDVVNFDGDIKDFVVGNSKLFVLTDHRLHQMRHDLNEEKRKDITDAPHHNRVNILVPFEANGTLITCGTFKYGYCEVLDINDITNSIYYESDILVGPQQNEKSVAFIAGSYLLVGKKEDDAKAQDARYSVASLWNTLQSQPGGIFSRTAEGSDAIIQSTVRDVEFVDGFQRVSPSESYLFLNAKTDSERKVLVLWMNSSKVKKIDIIKSLQAATIRCCSDKVRPVLVASTVIPSVNGVIWAGVFSAQNQQDPENSALALYDISNVQGRVKGFCAIGEKPCGSESGTELQPLSVVFRYSSMSAAAAMRIESWIVLFIGTSDGQLIKLMLDEKFTPGCPIVLYKSDDERAVLPRMPFDPVDFKHIYIALKKQLRRVSVVSCAKFSTLKDCRAALDPLCGWCVNTQRCSIQDECTKSSWLFTPKDSLQDLLVSFQVWAEKSSSKITLHLSLSLESTGNPTFSCTFITGSVKLCDGSDLDAVFPNCYCSFSDQLLSTGGWFSVSAVDWCCVLCIQCAHIPHLKQDFIVLSTLQPLYVSKYTIYKYNMTALMAINFIEKFLTISLNAAIACSDVCSDERKYEEPEILSLEPNKVSFHGRNNVSLRGRNLESVTKIRIRGDLECIPKESPVFDRSSDTLRFHIPPSGTKGTVKVCVVTPDDRCHGNSIITYSSQPSCTGIQPTVSWSSGGRKIHVQGSNLEFVESVTVNSSYRHYDLKTQYNTNSGDMWFHSPKCYYYNYECGSLSLHVGNSTVDCGYLSYEHDPLITGFTSLQVAKDLQVNIEKRADMLNLSMNEVTVTGLQGDQQYQCVLEKIKSYSVICKIKGKFGAVPTVDKLNISVGDFYIILSGERPEYLQFFSIVFSLIFLFFFLIFCTLLFIYRI; encoded by the exons ATGGGAAGATACTTACTTGGAATACTTTTACTtttgaaatattgcatttgCGATGATGTGGTGAACTTTGATGGAGACATTAAGGACTTTGTAGTTGGTAACAGTAAGTTATTTGTTCTTACTGACCATCGACTACATCAGATGAGACACGATCTGAATGAGGAGAAGAGGAAAGACATCACTGATGCCCCTCACCATAACAGAGTCAACATCCTGGTGCCTTTTGAAGCCAACGGCACCCTGATAACGTGTGGGacttttaaatatggatattgtGAAGTTCTTGATATAAATGACATAACAAACAGTATTTACTATGAAAGTGATATATTGGTAGGACCACAACAGAATGAGAAATCTGTTGCCTTCATAGCCGGTAGCTACCTTTTGGTTGGGAAAAAAGAAGACGATGCAAAAGCTCAAGATGCCAGGTATTCTGTTGCTAGCTTGTGGAACACTTTACAGTCTCAACCAGGAGGGATTTTCTCAAGAACAGCAGAAGGATCAGATGCCATCATTCAGAGCACAGTGAGAGATGTGGAGTTTGTTGACGGATTCCAGAGAGTTTCGCCCTCAGAATCCTATTTATTTCTCAACGCAAAGACTGACTCCGAGAGGAAAGTGCTCGTCCTGTGGATGAACAGCTCTAAAGTAAAAAAGATAGACATAATCAAATCCCTACAGGCTGCAACGATACGATGCTGCAGTGATAAAGTTCGTCCAGTGCTCGTCGCCTCCACCGTTATTCCCTCAGTGAACGGTGTTATTTGGGCAGGTGTGTTCAGTGCGCAGAATCAGCAGGATCCGGAGAACAGCGCGCTGGCTCTGTACGATATCAGTAATGTTCAAGGCCGAGTGAAGGGCTTCTGCGCTATTGGTGAAAAGCCTTGTGGATCTGAG agtgGTACTGAACTTCAGCCGCTCTCTGTGGTGTTCAGGTACAGCTCAatgtcagcagcagcagcaatgaGGATTGAATCCTGGATTGTGTTGTTCATAGGAACCAGTGATGGACAACTCATAAAG ctgATGTTGGATGAGAAATTCACACCAGGCTGTCCAATAGTGCTGTACAAATCTGATGATGAACGTGCAGTGCTTCCCAGAATGCCCTTTGATCCAGTAGATTTCAAACATATCTACATTGCTCTGAAGAAACAG TTAAGAAGAGTGTCTGTGGTTTCATGTGCTAAATTCAGCACTCTGAAAGACTGCAGAGCTGCTCTGGATCCTCTCTGCGGCTGGTGTGTGAACACACAGAG ATGCTCCATCCAAGATGAATGTACAAAATCTTCATGGTTGTTCACCCCTAAAGACTCCCTTCAGGATCTGCTGGTTTCTTTTCAGGTTTGGGCAGAGAAATCTTCCAGCAAG ATTACTCTACATCTTTCCTTGAGTCTGGAGAGCACAGGAAATCCCACCTTCTCATGCACCTTCATCACAGGAAGTGTGAAGCTGTGTGACGGGTCTGATCTGGATGCAGTTTTCCCAAACTGCTACTGTAGTTTTTCTGACCAGCTACTATCTACTGGAGGTTGGTTCTCTGTCAGTGCAGTGGATTGGTGTTGTGTGCTTTGTATTCAATGTGCACACATACCACACTTAAAGCAAGATTTTATTGTCCTCAGTACACTCCAGCCACTATATGTATCTAAATATactatttacaaatataatatgACTGCATTGATGGCTATCAATTTTATTGAGAAATTTCTTACCATTTCATTAAACGCAGCTATTGCATGCAGC GATGTATGTAGTGATGAGAGGAAATATGAA GAACCTGAAATTCTCTCTCTGGAGCCCAACAAGGTTTCTttccatggcagaaacaatGTTTCACTAAGAGGAAGGAACCTGGAATCTGTCACTAAAATCCGTATTCGAGGGGATCTGGAGTGCATTCCTAAAGA ATCTCCAGTGTTTGATCGCTCCAGTGACACTTTAAGGTTCCACATTCCTCCGAGTGGAACTAAAGGAACAGTGAAAGTGTGTGTTGTTACTCCTGACGACCGTTGTCATGGTAACAGCATCATCACTTACAGTTCTCAACCCAGCTGCACTGGAATACAGCCCACAGTCAGCTGGAGCAG CGGTGGAAGGAAGATTCATGTTCAAGGCAGCAATCTGGAATTTGTGGAATCAGTTACTGTCAATTCCAGTTATAGACACTATGATCTGAAAACACAATACAACACAAACTCAGGG GACATGTGGTTTCACTCCCCCAAAtgctattattataattatgaatGTGGTTCTTTAAGCTTGCATGTGGGGAACTCCACTGTGGACTGTGGGTATTTGTCCTATGAGCATGATCCACTAATCACTGGATTCACCAGCTTACAGGTGGCCAAAGATCTACAGGTGAACATTGAG AAAAGGGCAGATATGCTGAATTTGAGTATGAATGAGGTGACTGTGACGGGTCTACAGGGAGATCAGCAGTATCAGTGTGTTCTGGAGAAGATCAAGTCCTATTCTGTTATCTGTAAGATTAAAGGCAAATTTGGAGCCGTCCCAACAGTGGACAAACTCAAT ATCAGTGTTGGGGATTTTTATATTATCCTAAGTGGAGAAAGACCAGAGtatttgcaatttttttctatagtattttctttaatattcttattcttttttcttatcttttgtactttgttatttatttatcggaTTTAA